DNA from Evansella sp. LMS18:
TCTTATATATCTGCCGGGGCAATTGCTTTACTGGCTTTGCTATTTTTTTTAAAAGGTTCTCCTCTTGCAATGTTCCACTACATATTGCCGTTTTTATTTATCATTCTTTTATCAAGAGGCATCACCAACATTGTTTATAAAGCAAAAATAATTACCGGGACGGTGCTGGTTGTCTTTGCTTTTCTCCCGTTGTATGGATTTTTTACGGGGGTGAATTTATAAAAGATGCACGATTAAAAGTATTCCACTATAGTGATGCTGTTTTTGATAAATGCACTACCGAGCAGCTCAGTCAGCTGCTCTTTTTTTATTGAAACTATTTTTTTCCCGATTCGTAAGTAATTAACAGAAGAGAAAGTGACGGGAAACTGACAGCTCATGAAGGGAGATGTAATTCTATGGGCAGGAAGAAGAAGGACGACAGAGGCCATACGGCTGCTGCCTTATTTGAAGTGCTTTTGGAAGTGCTGGTCTATCTTCCGCGGCTGATCGGCCGTTTTATAAAGAATATATCCTGAGAGGTGCCTGGTGAATCATGAAGTTTGATTATTTGAAGCGCAGGAATCCATTATGTTAATTTGTTAATACAAACTTCAGGTCATTTTTAGGAAGAACCTGAAAAAAGTGTGGAAAGGGCTTGATATAATGGACTCTTTTAAAGCGTTAGTATTAGATAAAGTAAATGATCAGACAAATCTGGAAATAAAGCAACTGACACTGGACGACCTTCCTGAAGGGGAAGTGACCATCAAGGTCAAATATTCCAGCGTAAATTTTAAAGACGGAATTGTAGCGGTTCAGGGACAACTGGTGGAAACGACACCGTTAATACCTGGCATTGACCTTGCCGGAACAGTATTGGATTCTAAAAGCGACAAATATAAAACCGGCGACGAAGTCATTGTGACAAGCTATCGGTTAGGCACTGGCCATTCCGGAGGATTCAGCGAAGTTGCCCGGGTACCTGCCGATTGGGTAGTTCCTTTGCCGGAAGGGCTTACGCCGAAAGAAGCGATGATTCTTGGAACTGCAGGATTTACGGCGGCACTTTCTGTGGAAAGGCTTGAAGACAACGGGCTGACACCGAAAGACGGTCCTGTTTTAGTTGCCGGAGCGACAGGCGGGGTGGGCAGCATCGCAGTCAATATCCTGGCTAATAAAGGCTACAAAGTAACAGCAAGCACCGGAAAAACACAGGAAGAACAATACCTTAAGAGTATTGGTGCCGAGCATGTAATTAACCGTAATGACATAGTTGACCCGGAAGAGGCACCTCTATATGAAGAGAAATGGGCAGGGGCAGTTGATCCGGTTGGGGGCAAAACACTGCAGTATATCTTAAAGACACTCAAATATGGAGGTTCTGTAGCTACATCCGGCCTTACTGGTGGGATTGAAGTTTCCACAACGGTTATACCATTCATCTCCAGAGGCGTCAATCTGCTCGGAATAGATTCAGTCGTCTGTCCAATGGATAAGCGCCTGCAAGTGTGGGACCGCCTTGGAAGTGATTTAAAACCAGCGGAACTAACTGGTGAAATAGTGAATGAAATTTCACTGGAAGAGCTTCCGGAAGTATTAGGGAAGATTATTCAGGGACAAGTCCGGGGAAGAACGATAGTGAAACTCTAAGTAAAAGCGAAAATGCAGAAACATCGAGCGCATCTTTGTTAAAAAGGATGCGCTTTTTAAAATTATGTCGTAATCGGCAGTTAAATTTTTAAGCTAAAGAACGTATATAATGTTAAAATCATAGAAAGACAACCCTGTTAATGGGATTAAAGCCTATGAGGGAAAACCAGGAGCGTGGGAAAAATGTTTTTTCGTCTTATTAGTGAAGTGGCAGGCTGGATAAAAGCAATTATGCTGGCATTTATATGTGCGGTGCTTATTAGTGTTTTTATCATACAGCCGTATGCTGTAATCGGCAGTTCAATGGAACCTTCCCTCGAAGGGGCTGACCTCGTTGACGGGCAAGGCGGGGACCGTGTTATTGTTTATAAAGCGCCATACTTATTAGGCAATGTGCCGGAATACGGGGAGATGGTCGTTGTAGACAGCCGTGTACATATGGAAAGAACCTGGAAAGATACATTGCTTGAAAGTCCTGCCTTTGCATACTTTACTAACGTTGACACGATAGAAACACATGCGTGGATTAAACGTATTGTGGGGCTTCCAGGAGATAAAATTGAAGTAAGGGGCGGTGCGGTTTACCGTAATGGGGAATTAGTGGAAGAATCATATATTAAAGAAGAAATTTCCCGGGATTTCCATCCTGTAGTGGTCCCTGATGATTCGGTTTTTGTCATGGGAGATAACAGAAATGCCAGCATGGACAGCCGGAGTGTCGGGCCGATACCAATCGATAATATAATCGGAAAGGTTGTTCTCAGGTACTACCCGTTTGACAGAATTGACTTTTTTCCAGATGGCGAGTGACGAACGGTTCGGAAAAATACTAGGTAAGTGAGACGAAAAAGCTGCTGAGGCAGCTTTTTTTACATACATAATTGGCAGATTTATTAATGACAAAGAAGGAAAAATTTTCCTTGGTGCAGAATAGTAATGAATAATAATATCAGGCTTCAAACCAACTGATTAATAATTAGTTCGTTCTCTCTGTTTAACAATAGAAGGCCATAACAGGAGGTACGTATGAAGCTCCCAAAATGCAGTGTGTGCGCTCACCGTTTTCGGTGGGAAAAGGTTCTAGTCAGCTGTTGGCTTGGCAGGGCGATAGAGTGTCAAAAATGCGGAACAAATCATGAAAAAACGAACAAGAACAGTTTCTGGGTTATATTTATCCCTTTAATAACATATCAGCTATTTTTCTATAACTTTGTAGAAAGTCGACTATCTCATCCTGACTCTGATCTGGGTACTATTATTTTTCTTTCAACAGGCATGTTTTACTATTTTATAATATCATTGATGTTTCCTTATTTTACAGAATATCAAGCAATTGAAACAGACAATTAAATAATGCGCACTGGGGGATGTGGGATGGCATTCTTGAACTTCCTTATCATGACATGCATTTTTGTTGTGTCGCTGTGCTTTCTGTTTTTGAAGATAGATCCAGATGAAGATCTAAAAGAAGTCGACCTTGGGGGAATTACGAGGGTCTACAGATATCTTCACTTCATTGCAGCTAATTCCTTCTTTGCGGCAGTATTATTTGATCGACTTGGCTGGCTCATTTTTGTCACTTTATTTTCTTATGCAGGTATATTGATTTGCAGAAAAAAGCAGGAAAGTAAAAAGCCAGTAGTAATAAGGTTCTCACTTATTGCGTTATTTTTCTTAGTTGCTCTCGTACCAGGCCATCAAGGTTCTTTTGAGGATTATGTGAGCAGAAAAGAGATGTACAAATGTGTAACATTAGAGTGCGTCAAAATATCTACGTATGTGAATTCTGAAAATGAGGTGGAAACAACTGCTGAATTACTGCCCATGACAAGAAGTATTTATGAATGGCGGCTGTTTTACGCAAAAGGATACCTTGAGCTGGAGGACAGCGAGGGAAATAAGGAAGATTTCAAAGGGATTAACATTGCCGGGTTCTGGATTGAATACTGAAAAATAATCAGGCAAACTCTCCATTTTTCCCCGGAGTCTGCCTGCAAAACTATTATAAAGATGTATTTGTATATGCTAGGTAACCAATTACTGCTATCAGAACAGGAAGTATTGTACCAATAAGGCTGCAAACAATTCCCGAGACAGCAAGCTTTTTCCCATCTTCGTTCAGACGCTTTATTTCTTTCCAGCCTGAGATTCCGAGAAGCAAACCGGCGATCCCCAGCGGCAAACCAAGAGGCGCAAAAATAAGACAGACAATCGAAAGGATACCAAGAAGCATAGAAGTAACCGCTTTCGTATTGGTTTTTGTTTCTTCCATATGTATGCTGTTCATGTTTTCCTCCTGTAGAGTTAATCTACTAATACATTAACATAGTTTTACGAATTCATGAAGATGGCGGGGGTGGTCTGAATGCTGTGAAGTATAGGTACGCTATAAGCATCTGCCAACAAAGAAATAGAGATGCTGTTTGAGCAGCCGGAAGATTGTTCTAAGGAGCTGATCATCGTATATGCCTAAGCTGCAAAGTAAACTAACAGGTTTAAGTATATTAATAGGTTTTCTGCTGGTGATGGCAGTGCCGGGAAATTTCTTGAGCGAGGGAATGGGAAGGTATGTGTACGGCTATCCGTTTACTACCGTCACTATCTATCAGAGAGAGGCAGGAAGCACGTGGTTTGGCACTAATTTTTTCTCCGGAAACGATGGGCTTTTGATTGACCCCATGAGCTTTGCTCTTAATATTCTCATCATTTACTGGATGATTAGACTTGCGCTGAAAATATTTAACAATATGAAAACAAAGCTGCAAGCTTAAAATAATTGAAACAAATGAGGATGGCTGTCTCATTGATTTGTGAAGGAAAGCAGGTAGCTGCACGGAAGTCAAAAAATGGAGGAGCGATGCTCTGTGAGAAAGGGTATAGAGGAAAGAAATAACTGGTTCACGCTTTTACTGGAGTTATTGCTGCAAGTATTGTTATTCATCCCAAGATTGATTGTCCGGCTGTTTAATTTTATAACGTAAGTTTTTGAGATGGCAGTAAATACCCCACTTGCTTTTGTATAACGGACAAATAGGTGATTCAATCGCAGTACGGGAACCGTATTATCCTTGAGGTATTATTTTAAGGCTTGACTGAAAAATAACAATTGCTGCCGGGATACCTGGAATGATTCAGGTATCCTGTCTTTTTTTGTTATATGAAATCTAATTTATGATATTATTAAATTAACAAAATTTTCCGTTTGTTTTTTTAGAAAGGTTGTGGCTGGCAGTGAAAAGCAGTTTATTATTCTGGGTGTTTACTATTGCAGTTTTCCTTTTACTGCATAGTATTTTTCAATATCTATGGTTGTTGTTTGCAATCGAAATTACAGAAGTTACTCAGTTGATCAGTTTAATGATTATTGTTCTGTTGCTTTTGCCATTGTCCCTGGTTTCCGCCAAAAAACTGACAGAACATTTCCTTTTGAAAAGTAATGTATAAGGGGGAAGACAGAGATATGGACAAGAGCAAAGTGCTAAGAGTGATTAAACAACATGAAACCAACTACCCAGAGCCCATAAGCCTTCATAAAGGACAGACCGTAGTTACCGGGAAGCTATATGAGGGAGAGGAAGACTGGGATAACTGGATCTATTGTTTTACTGAAGATAATAGCTCGGAAGGCTGGGTGCCGGCCCAGATTATCCACAGTACGGGCGGGACTGGCCGAGGTGTGATATCAGAGGATTATTGTGCTAAGGAATTAACTGTGCAAATAGGTGAAGAGCTTATCGTTTATAAGGAGCTTAATGGGTGGTATTGGACTAAACGCCTGTTAACTGGAGAAGAGGGATGGGTGCCAAAATCACATTTGGAAGAAAGACAGGGCTGATTTTTATGGCAGAAAGACTTTCCATTTATTTAAACGCGATGAAGAATGACATAATTCTGCTGATAGCAATGCTGCTCGTTTTATTTTTATCAAGCGGGATGTGGCTTGGATTTCCTCTGTTTTTCTTTATGAGCTTGGTCCCTTTAGCAGCCCCTGTACTGTTTCCATTAACTTCTGCTATGTTGTTTTCCATTGGTTTTCTTTATACCAGTATCCATGCAGCAGGTGAATTACATAAACAGAATCCTGGCCGGAGTGTGCTGCAGTGGACGATGTATTACCAGCTCGTGATTATCGGGGCGGCTTTTATTTCAATACTATTTATCTATGTCTTAATCGTCTTGATCCATAGTTAAAAGGAGTGGGCCGATGAAATATATAATTCTATTAATTTTGCTTATGGGTGGATGCAGCCAGGTGCCTGATGTTGATGTCAATGATGCTCTCAGTGTATGGCGGGAGGATTTTAAAAATCATGATCATGTGGACACCGTCGTTGCTGCATTTAATGGTACGGAAAGGGAGATAAAGCTTAGGGTGATGGTGGAAAACGACCTGACAAAGGAAGAGGCAATTGTCCTCTTTGATGATATGAAAGACAGTTTCATTATGGTTGCGGACGAACCTGATATTTGGAATTATTTCCATGGATCATTCGATATTAAAAGTTATGACACCGGTGTTTTATATGAGGCTTCTCTGATTCCAGGGGAAGAGCCGGATATTGTGTCTTATTAAATTCAGGAGGAGTGCACCTTGGATAAAAAACAATTGATCAGTTTTGGAGCAGTGGTTGTTGTTATTCTATTTATTTCCGTGATGTTCAGGGAGCCGGCTCAGAGTGAGCTTGCCGAAAATGATGAAGAAGAAGATCCTGTACCAGAATTCAGCACTATAGAATATATCAATTTGGAAGGTAAAAATCGGGAACTGAAGAGGGAGTTAGAGGTAATGGAAAACGAATTATTCGATATGAATTTTTCTTTTATGAAAGTAATTATAGAGGGCGGTCTATTAAATGAAATGGAATACTTTGAGTTTGATGAATTATTATTTACAAAGGTTACTGATGATGAATACATAGTGTTCTTACAGGTGGAGACAGAATATTATCTATTGTGGGCAGATAAAGAGACAAGAAAGCTTCATAATTTTTATTTTAGTTTCCTGGATCATGAAGAGAGTTTCAATTGGACTGGGGGCGCCGAAACGTACTCTGGATTTGCAAATGACCAGGATATTGAAACAGTTCAAGTTATTCAGAACGGGGAGGTATATGAAGGGAAATTCATTACTGTTAATGACGACATGAGAATTTGGTTCAGCGTTATTGACTTTGAGTGGAAGTCAATAAACGAGGAACCGGACGAAATGGAAGTTAAAGCACTCGATAAAGACGGGAATATTCTTTGGCATGAGGAGTTTGACGGACCTTTGGGAGGATGAATGAGTGGGTTAGTCTTGAGTCGGTGAAATTTATATTCAACCTGGCACCGATGTACCTGGAACCGAGGTGCCAGGTTAAATGAGCGAGGAAACGGGAGAATAACCGAGAAATAAGAAGCTTCACATCTATCCCTGAAAATATACTTTAGATAAGAAACGAGGCGGTTGAATTGCAAAGCATACTATACGGACTATATGGAGCTATTATTGCATTTATAGCTTTTTTCACTGGCGAAATAGTTACTTTCCTTATGATTGGGATCATTTTAATGACACTTCACAACATACACTCCACATTGAAAGAAATGTTGAAAGTAAACAAAGAAATACTGGCGAAAAACAGGCAGCCATAAGGCTCGCCAACTCACAGGTTAAATTCTCGGTTATTTCATTTCAGCTAAAACTGCGAGGTGGAAAACAATGATTACAGAACTGAATGTTGATCAGTTCTATAAGTGTAAGCACTTTCTTCAGGTTAGTCGCCTTCTGGAAGTAAGGGCTGTAATTGAAGGGATCAATCCGGGGCGTATTTTTATTGATAATCCTGATAATCCTGCCAGTGCGTTAATTTGGCTTGGAAATAATGACGGCTTTATTTTTACTGGAGATGAAACAAATGAAAAATTTATCAGTAGCCTCAATGATTTTATTGATAAAGAGCTGGCTCCAGAAGCAAAAAGAGCAGGTTTAAAATGGTTTGAGGGGGCTGGCAGCCATCCAGGCTGGAACAAGGTGCTCGAGAAAATATGTGAAGGCCGGAAATGGAGCTCCTGGGGTCAGCGGGTCTATAAACTGGAGGAACAAAACTATGTTAGCAGGGAACCCCTAATCGATTATAACTATGAAGTTATGAAAATAAACAAGGCTCTGCTGGACAGGGGAAATTTAATCAATAACAGAGAATTTCTCGATGAAAAAATACTTAGCTTCTGGTCTTCCTATGGTAAGTTCTTTGAATATGGCATTGGCTACTGCATTAAATACGAGAATGAAATAGTTACTATATGTATGTCTGATTTTGTGGCGGGGAACATTCATACAATTGGTATAGAAACTTTGAAAAAACACGAAGGCAAGAAATTAGCACAAAAGGCTGTACATAGAGTTGTAAAAGAATGTTTCAGCCAAGGATATACACCATACTGGGACTGCATGGAATCAAATAAGCCTTCCATTGCAGTTGCAGAAGTCATTGGATTTCAAAAA
Protein-coding regions in this window:
- a CDS encoding DUF4190 domain-containing protein, yielding MNSIHMEETKTNTKAVTSMLLGILSIVCLIFAPLGLPLGIAGLLLGISGWKEIKRLNEDGKKLAVSGIVCSLIGTILPVLIAVIGYLAYTNTSL
- a CDS encoding GNAT family N-acetyltransferase, which translates into the protein MITELNVDQFYKCKHFLQVSRLLEVRAVIEGINPGRIFIDNPDNPASALIWLGNNDGFIFTGDETNEKFISSLNDFIDKELAPEAKRAGLKWFEGAGSHPGWNKVLEKICEGRKWSSWGQRVYKLEEQNYVSREPLIDYNYEVMKINKALLDRGNLINNREFLDEKILSFWSSYGKFFEYGIGYCIKYENEIVTICMSDFVAGNIHTIGIETLKKHEGKKLAQKAVHRVVKECFSQGYTPYWDCMESNKPSIAVAEVIGFQKFMTYTGYEFPFN
- a CDS encoding SH3 domain-containing protein; its protein translation is MYKGEDRDMDKSKVLRVIKQHETNYPEPISLHKGQTVVTGKLYEGEEDWDNWIYCFTEDNSSEGWVPAQIIHSTGGTGRGVISEDYCAKELTVQIGEELIVYKELNGWYWTKRLLTGEEGWVPKSHLEERQG
- a CDS encoding acryloyl-CoA reductase, yielding MDSFKALVLDKVNDQTNLEIKQLTLDDLPEGEVTIKVKYSSVNFKDGIVAVQGQLVETTPLIPGIDLAGTVLDSKSDKYKTGDEVIVTSYRLGTGHSGGFSEVARVPADWVVPLPEGLTPKEAMILGTAGFTAALSVERLEDNGLTPKDGPVLVAGATGGVGSIAVNILANKGYKVTASTGKTQEEQYLKSIGAEHVINRNDIVDPEEAPLYEEKWAGAVDPVGGKTLQYILKTLKYGGSVATSGLTGGIEVSTTVIPFISRGVNLLGIDSVVCPMDKRLQVWDRLGSDLKPAELTGEIVNEISLEELPEVLGKIIQGQVRGRTIVKL
- a CDS encoding TIGR04104 family putative zinc finger protein, with amino-acid sequence MKLPKCSVCAHRFRWEKVLVSCWLGRAIECQKCGTNHEKTNKNSFWVIFIPLITYQLFFYNFVESRLSHPDSDLGTIIFLSTGMFYYFIISLMFPYFTEYQAIETDN
- the lepB gene encoding signal peptidase I — translated: MFFRLISEVAGWIKAIMLAFICAVLISVFIIQPYAVIGSSMEPSLEGADLVDGQGGDRVIVYKAPYLLGNVPEYGEMVVVDSRVHMERTWKDTLLESPAFAYFTNVDTIETHAWIKRIVGLPGDKIEVRGGAVYRNGELVEESYIKEEISRDFHPVVVPDDSVFVMGDNRNASMDSRSVGPIPIDNIIGKVVLRYYPFDRIDFFPDGE